The Polyangiaceae bacterium genome includes a region encoding these proteins:
- a CDS encoding serine/threonine protein kinase, with translation MAASEPTAVIPAELGPFSIQGVLGEGGSAVVYAALWNGEEVALKVPRERELTPREQERFLEEAKMLERVRHRAVVEVLGSGRLPDGLPYLVMRRCEGETLADHLSARGALGLAHALDLFEQLASAVEALHDAGLLHRDLKPENLLLVDGARAVKLLDFGIAKEIDAPASTTTQAGIARGTPATMAPERFFGAPASKSTDVYELAVVFYAMLVGRLPWSDVTNVQARLNPLSPLEAGAAVPDTLSGTVMEALSTRPERRPDGVSALVRRVRESVRTGATTGRVTAATSISAPPPPLFPQKSEDAQVIESRRDLPAHKGSARTIASVAALALIAVGAVAVIGLRTSATPASPTPSADPPAPAAAPLAPTEPERAAELPSAEPAPEANLAPTPASPRGKPIASSAPSAAPTASAKPPPPKGKPKGAPCTRSSECASMVCAAEVCQ, from the coding sequence GTGGCGGCTTCCGAACCCACAGCGGTAATCCCGGCGGAGCTGGGCCCGTTCTCCATCCAGGGCGTCCTGGGTGAAGGCGGCAGCGCCGTCGTCTACGCCGCGCTGTGGAACGGTGAAGAAGTCGCGCTCAAGGTGCCGCGGGAGCGCGAGCTCACCCCGAGAGAGCAAGAGCGATTCCTGGAAGAGGCCAAGATGCTCGAGCGCGTGCGACATCGCGCCGTGGTCGAGGTGCTCGGCTCCGGTCGCTTGCCCGACGGGCTACCGTACCTGGTGATGCGCCGCTGCGAGGGCGAGACGCTGGCGGATCACCTGTCGGCCAGGGGTGCCCTCGGCTTGGCCCACGCGCTCGATCTGTTCGAGCAGCTCGCGAGCGCGGTCGAGGCGCTCCACGACGCGGGCCTGTTGCACCGCGATCTGAAGCCGGAGAACCTGCTCTTGGTCGACGGCGCGCGGGCCGTGAAGCTCCTCGACTTCGGCATCGCCAAGGAGATCGACGCGCCGGCGTCGACCACCACCCAAGCGGGCATCGCTCGCGGCACGCCGGCCACGATGGCGCCGGAGCGCTTCTTCGGCGCGCCCGCCAGCAAGAGCACCGACGTGTACGAGCTGGCGGTGGTGTTCTACGCGATGCTGGTGGGGCGGCTGCCGTGGAGCGACGTGACCAACGTGCAGGCGCGCCTGAATCCGCTCTCGCCGCTGGAGGCGGGCGCGGCCGTGCCGGACACGCTCTCGGGCACCGTGATGGAAGCGCTCTCCACGCGGCCCGAACGCCGCCCCGACGGGGTCTCGGCGCTGGTGCGCCGGGTCCGCGAGAGCGTTCGCACCGGGGCCACCACCGGGCGCGTCACCGCCGCCACCAGCATCAGCGCGCCGCCGCCGCCGCTGTTCCCGCAGAAGAGCGAGGACGCGCAGGTGATCGAGAGCCGCCGGGATCTTCCAGCCCACAAGGGCAGCGCGCGGACCATCGCCAGCGTCGCCGCGCTCGCGCTGATCGCCGTCGGCGCGGTGGCCGTCATCGGCCTGCGCACGAGCGCGACGCCGGCGAGCCCGACCCCGAGCGCCGATCCGCCTGCGCCAGCCGCCGCCCCGCTCGCGCCGACGGAGCCCGAGCGCGCCGCCGAGCTCCCCAGCGCCGAGCCGGCGCCGGAGGCGAACCTGGCGCCGACGCCAGCGAGCCCGCGCGGTAAGCCCATCGCCTCGTCGGCGCCGTCGGCGGCGCCGACCGCCTCCGCCAAGCCACCGCCCCCGAAGGGCAAGCCCAAGGGCGCGCCGTGCACGCGCTCCTCCGAGTGCGCCAGCATGGTGTGCGCCGCGGAAGTCTGCCAGTGA
- a CDS encoding HEAT repeat domain-containing protein, with the protein MQRKLQDRGPSLKRRSELPADWQSTGFTPGARHFAALSALLSGSDDDTAEAAERALARAGPPGAEAARAALPSAAAAARFRLARVVARVAAEHPDALRDALLELLGDADPRVQRAAITGLGKVGGPGVEAALLGRWERSALPERRALAEALGKVGGADSGSFLSALSADDPELERRRGRALVMLGRSAEHGPSTLDLDRPLAREVTVVLGCRHGLGPVLLDEARERGLPAAAERSPSEVVLPWAGALRPLFLLRAALDVGLELPLRPARSPDASVVAALESAAPLLRALSSGIPRFRLAWREGGHQRARTFRIAEALDPGLLVNDPRSALWEARVDEGARRVVLVARPDEELRFGYRGRDVPAASHPTVAAALARVAGVRADDVVWDPFVGSGLELCERGLLGPFQRLIGTDVSTSALDAARENLRRAGLHAELVRGEAQSHHPVGVTLVITNPPMGRRVARHGELADLMVAFLENVGRCLEPGGRLVWLSPLPALSAKKLAALGLAVERRGAVDLGGFGAELQVAGRGWTSGPSGAKIRPP; encoded by the coding sequence TTGCAGCGCAAACTGCAAGACCGAGGGCCCAGCCTGAAGCGCCGAAGCGAGCTCCCAGCGGACTGGCAGAGCACCGGCTTCACGCCCGGCGCGCGGCATTTCGCGGCGCTCTCTGCGCTGCTCTCTGGCTCCGACGACGACACGGCCGAGGCCGCGGAGCGCGCCCTCGCCCGCGCTGGGCCGCCCGGCGCCGAAGCGGCGCGAGCGGCGCTCCCGAGCGCAGCCGCCGCCGCCCGGTTCCGCCTGGCTCGCGTCGTGGCGCGGGTCGCAGCAGAGCATCCCGACGCGCTGCGCGACGCGCTGCTCGAGCTGCTGGGCGACGCCGATCCGCGCGTGCAGCGGGCCGCGATCACCGGGCTCGGCAAGGTCGGGGGTCCCGGCGTGGAGGCGGCGCTGCTCGGACGCTGGGAGCGCTCTGCGCTGCCCGAGCGCCGGGCGCTGGCGGAGGCGCTGGGCAAGGTCGGCGGCGCCGACAGCGGGAGCTTCCTCTCGGCCCTCTCGGCGGACGACCCGGAGCTCGAGCGACGGCGCGGGCGAGCGCTGGTGATGCTGGGGCGCAGCGCCGAGCACGGCCCGAGCACGCTCGATCTCGACCGACCACTCGCGCGCGAGGTGACCGTGGTGCTCGGCTGCCGCCACGGGCTCGGGCCGGTGCTGCTCGACGAGGCGCGCGAGCGCGGACTGCCCGCCGCGGCAGAGCGCTCCCCGAGCGAGGTGGTGCTGCCGTGGGCGGGAGCGCTCCGGCCGCTCTTCCTGCTCCGCGCCGCCCTCGACGTGGGTCTCGAGCTCCCGCTCCGACCCGCGCGCTCGCCCGACGCGAGCGTGGTGGCGGCTCTCGAGTCGGCGGCCCCGCTGCTCCGCGCGCTTTCGTCGGGGATCCCACGCTTCCGCCTGGCCTGGCGCGAAGGTGGCCACCAACGCGCGCGCACGTTCCGCATCGCAGAGGCGCTCGACCCCGGGCTCTTGGTCAACGACCCGAGAAGCGCACTCTGGGAAGCGCGCGTCGACGAGGGCGCGCGACGCGTGGTCCTGGTCGCGCGTCCCGACGAGGAGCTCCGCTTCGGCTATCGAGGACGCGACGTCCCCGCGGCGTCGCACCCGACGGTGGCCGCGGCGCTGGCGCGAGTGGCGGGCGTGCGCGCCGACGACGTGGTCTGGGATCCGTTCGTCGGCAGCGGTCTCGAGCTGTGCGAGCGCGGACTGCTCGGGCCGTTCCAGCGCCTGATTGGCACCGACGTCTCCACGTCTGCGCTGGACGCCGCCCGGGAGAACCTGCGCCGCGCCGGGCTCCACGCGGAGCTCGTCCGGGGCGAGGCCCAGAGCCACCACCCCGTCGGCGTGACGCTGGTCATCACGAATCCCCCGATGGGCCGCCGGGTGGCACGCCACGGCGAGCTCGCGGACCTGATGGTGGCTTTCCTCGAGAACGTCGGGCGCTGCCTCGAGCCCGGTGGGCGCCTGGTCTGGCTCTCGCCCCTGCCGGCGCTCTCTGCGAAGAAGCTGGCGGCTCTGGGTCTCGCGGTGGAGCGCCGGGGCGCGGTGGACCTCGGGGGCTTCGGCGCCGAGCTCCAGGTCGCGGGTCGCGGCTGGACTTCGGGGCCTTCGGGCGCCAAGATCCGGCCGCCATGA
- a CDS encoding cupredoxin domain-containing protein, which produces MKTALVISFALAVVACNKTEKPSGGGAAPASGPVSGTVEVKADENGFTPSNITLKKGESATLRFKRTTEDTCADKVVFPDLKITKDLPVNQPVEIAIDTKEAKTLGFECGMGMYKSKVVIQ; this is translated from the coding sequence ATGAAGACCGCCCTCGTCATTTCCTTCGCGCTCGCCGTCGTCGCCTGCAACAAGACCGAGAAACCCAGCGGCGGTGGCGCCGCGCCCGCGAGCGGGCCCGTGTCGGGCACCGTGGAGGTGAAGGCCGACGAGAACGGCTTCACGCCGAGCAACATCACGCTGAAGAAGGGCGAGAGCGCGACGCTGCGCTTCAAGCGCACCACGGAGGACACCTGTGCGGACAAGGTCGTGTTCCCCGACCTCAAGATCACCAAGGATCTGCCGGTGAATCAGCCCGTCGAGATCGCCATCGACACCAAGGAGGCCAAGACCCTCGGCTTCGAGTGCGGGATGGGCATGTACAAGAGCAAGGTCGTGATCCAGTAG